One window of Toxotes jaculatrix isolate fToxJac2 chromosome 19, fToxJac2.pri, whole genome shotgun sequence genomic DNA carries:
- the ak9 gene encoding adenylate kinase 9 → MDRFVDNLIEDEAERENLLAKPTCFIIVGRPGVGKSTLAKKIAESWKCILIDDTDLLNSHIKNKTKQGIELLKILSEGRSIPEDEVLELILARLNSPDVEHYGYVLSCLPFMSEEHLKIQEQIELVRNLKLTPDFIINIKCADKDLARRLSGLKQYPETGQLYNREQWRREEVYINKKKNKEEEVEDEEEQSAEEELQKDVIDQMVWTPENLASNAISRINVYKDTMLGPLEDYMMVHNPLYLLELDGNNTPEELHSTVMSRLGSMAIKRVPVPILLHQTDDEELPEDVDAEDLLRIMSSSRTVAPGFRWRRSRWGITCPVALKEGQVIPGKPEFSVGFQDKLYILSSQEAYQKFVTNPRRYLLPPMPRPPCRVSITGPPQAGKSTLCKLLAQHYNAVVLDMEELVQPVLSKAEQERLDKIKEETTQVAVEKIRMKREQDGGQNSDETNSVEEDHPEVKAMVLRALEEAKQLSTSPLGLYAEVLENHIKEIEEADADAEVKTGWVLDNFPKNFSQMDALQHGEILPDILFCLKDSGGNQVLKRLYEMNKESVDKAVRKRLQDEQSEKEKQALNQKEQESEMHSSLETVAEETDENPEQSDTTSPIHPDLMKNKVVILPDHLELGYPDGPEMNDYKQQLQQFVSEWEQMQSGLIVSYSVLEIDGKSPEDLLQEMVLQMEKPFKYVPWELSALDQSEEAEDSEALAELERAEEGSSDNDTAEEEEEGDTTAKRLGDTHHFCPVALKNHNVLWPCTDEIAAKYREKTFYFSSLQARDAFLRNPTPFVAKTEPLKPPALRIFLLGTHGSGKTSHGEWLAQQLGLFYIQFREQLQMLIMAKTKRRVPYADEVESSEESPEDLEALIKEAMGKDGEEEEENTSANMNEMEQEVVLTDEEMAIKAYLSDGDPLTPQILDMVIAPYWRQEPYKSTGFILEGFPHHPDEVQYMLQQQLFPDVVVIMAVDVTDVQKRLLPTYLERWRERRNRREAQLNLLRDLRKKKREKNIVKRRAELMAEKGATTAKTKFRYRVAEENDAEEEEEAADNIEDEIETMLEEEFPLEEDNDDTENEETEDAASERLEMEIEERFVTDENNLVTLTELLSEQNIPNISISASRKPRIVRHQLLQKMQPLLTNRESLFQKCQPISYSLAQKLLLFSYKFHSAFGCWDPIKQYKDRDLIQPLQWPLNTTYPLIFHQYIYFFASKENRNTFMLNPLKYLRQPKPTPSLPVKIAVLGPPKSGKTTVAQMFAQKYGLARLSIGDVMRMVLNTQEHTDLAFQMKKHLSQGLVVPDELAIQCLDVALMSSVCSSRGYVLDGFPMTLKQTELMRSQSIIPMVVAELELDTVEVLKRGLVDKIKPNKPHLMNDSSEILHIRNSCYKQQVEQVRKHFQQQYQNWILLDGLKSKWWIWNSILKEVSISMTYIHSYLERTCSGQAACINRLCITPKELHCRLGEFGQHCPVCLALHYHLVDCSETAALTHAAEHRGKYYKMCGEDHLEKFLSTPDQFVTPGCPHSLPQPHLLPRKLTEIQVKNRFPQQAEMKGFCPVTYLDGKQRYEALVRGKMEYAVEYRERIYIFETRQKQDKFLRTPETYWDQRLPSKVPPLCDPVTLTSLPTLGYLEQGVAVAVIKAMTAVGCLKPKYPFLTIQRSALLYVAFYLKAFNHKSTDYTRQKYKKKLALFEENCALLPYLSSTMRGNYMPPSGRPIDFEFKLNKFLALEDLPTANCVL, encoded by the exons ATGGACCGTTTTGTGGACAACCTAATAGAAGATGAAGCCGAGAGAGAGAATCTTCTTGCCAAACCCACCTGCTTCATCATAGTTGGGAGACCG GGTGTTGGAAAATCCAccttggccaaaaaaattgcAGAGTCCTGGAAGTGCATCTTGATTGATG ACACAGATCTGCTCaactcacacataaaaaataaaacaaagcaaggCATAGAG CTCTTAAAAATCTTATCTGAGGGGAGGAGTATACCAGAAGATGAGGTGCTGGAGCTGATTCTTGCCAGGCTTAACTCACCAGATGTGGAGCACTATG GATATGTGCTGAGCTGCCTGCCATTCATGTCAGAAGAGCATCTAAAGATTCAGGAGCAGATTGAACTGGTCAGAAACCTCAAGCTAACACCTGATTTCATCATCAATATCAAG TGTGCAGATAAGGACCTGGCACGGAGACTGTCAGGTCTGAAGCAGTATCCAGAGACAGGGCAGTTATACAACAGGGAGCAGTGGAGGCGTGAAGAGGTGTACATcaacaagaagaagaacaaggaagaggaagtggaggatgaagaggagcag TCTGCTGAAGAGGAACTCCAAAAAGATGTTATTGACCAGATGGTTTGGACACCAGAGAATCTGGCCAGTAATGCTATTAGTAGAATCAACGTGTACAAGGATACCATGCTCGGACCTCTGGAG GACTACATGATGGTCCACAACCCCCTCTACCTGTTGGAGCTGGATGGAAACAACACACCTGAAGAGCTACACTCG ACTGTAATGTCCCGTCTTGGATCCATGGCAATAAAACGTGTCCCCGTTCCCATCCTTCTCCACCAGACTGATGATGAAGAATTGCCAGAAGATGTTGACGCG GAGGACCTACTGAGAATTATGTCATCTTCCAGGACAGTGGCCCCTGGCTTTAGGTGGAGAAGGAGCCGCTGGGGCATAACCTGTCCTGTTGCTCTGAAGGAGGGCCAGGTCATTCCTGGCAAGCCTGAATTTTCTGTGGG CTTCCAGGACAAACTGTACATCCTCTCATCCCAGGAGGCCTACCAGAAGTTTGTCACAAACCCCAGACGGTACTTACTTCCTCCAATGCCCAGACCCCCTTGCAGGGTTTCTATTACTGGGCCACCTCAGGCGGGAAAGAGCACCCTGTGTAAGCTTCTAGCCCAGCACTACAATGCAGTGGTGCTTGACATGGAGGAACTAGTGCAGCCAGTTCTGTCCAAGGCTGAACAGGAAAGGCTTGACAAAATCAAAGAGGAGACTACACAGGTCGCTGTAGAGAAAATCAGGATGAAGCGGGAGCAGGATGGCGGGCAGAATTCTG aTGAAACCAATTCTGTAGAAG AGGATCATCCAGAGGTGAAAGCCATGGTGCTTAGGGCACTGGAGGAAGCCAAACAACTGAGCACATCTCCCTTAGGCCTGTATGCTGAGGTACTGGAGAACCATATAAAAGAG ATCGAAGAGGCAGACGCAGATGCAGAAGTCAAGACTGGCTGGGTGCTTGACAACTTTCCCAAGAATTTCTCCCAGATGGATGCCTTACAGCATGGTGAAATTCTGCCAGACATCCTGTTTTGTCTCAAAGATAGTGGTGGTAATCAAG TTTTGAAGAGGCTGTATGAGATGAACAAGGAAAGTGTCGACAAAGCAGTGAGGAAGAGGTTGCAGGATGAACAGTCCGAGAAGGAGAAACAGGCCTT AAACCAAAAGGAGCAAGAATCAGAGATGCATTCAAGTCTTGAGACAGTAGCTGAGGAGACTGATG AAAATCCTGAGCAGTCTGACACCACCAGCCCTATACATCCTGacttaatgaaaaataaag TTGTGATACTACCTGATCATTTGGAGCTGGGTTATCCAGATGGCCCAGAGATGAATGACTATaaacagcagctgcaacagTTTGTGTCCGAATGGGAGCAGATGCAGTCCGGTCTAATTGTTTCCTACTCAGTCCTTGAGATCGATGGCAAAAGCCCTGAGGACTTGCTTCAAGAGATGGTCCTTCAGATGGAGA AGCCCTTCAAATATGTGCCATGGGAGCTGTCGGCATTGGACCAGAGTGAGGAGGCAGAGGATTCTGAGGCCTtggcagagctggagagagctgaggaaggcagcagtgacaatgacacagcagaggaggaggaggaa GGGGACACAACAGCCAAGAGATTAGGTGATACTCATCATTTCTGTCCCGTGGCCTTAAAAAACCATAACGTCCTGTGGCCCTGTACGGACGAAATTGCAGCCAAGTACCGCGAGAAGACCTTCTACTTCTCCAGCCTACAAGCAAGAGACGCCTTCCTTCGAAACCCTACACCATTCGTTGCTAAGACTGAGCCTCTCAAG CCTCCTGCCCTGCGGATCTTCTTGCTAGGTACCCATGGGTCAGGCAAGACCTCTCATGGTGAGTGGCTCGCCCAGCAACTTGGCCTCTTCTATATTCAGTTCAGGGAGCAGCTTCAAATGCTCATCATGGCCAAGACAAAGAGGCGGGTGCCCTATGCTGATGAGGTAGAGTCTTCAGAGGAGTCTCCTGAGGACTTGGAGGCCCTGATAAAGGAAGCTATGGGGAAGgacggagaggaggaagaggaaaatacCTCTGCCAACATGAATGAGATGGAG CAGGAAGTGGTACTGACGGATGAGGAAATGGCCATCAAAGCCTACCTATCTGATGGAGATCCACTGACTCCACAGATCCTGGACATGGTTATCGCACCATACTGGAGACAAGAACCATACAA GTCCACAGGTTTTATTTTGGAGGGCTTCCCACATCACCCCGATGAAGTGCAGTACATGTTGCAGCAACAGCTTTTCCCTGACGTTGTGGTAATAATGGCGGTGGATGTCACAGATGTTCAGAAAAGATTGTTGCCGACATACCTGGAGAGGTGGCGTGAGCGTCGCAACCGCCGTGAAGCACAGCTGAACCTCCTTCGTGATCTACGTAAGAAAAAACGG GAGAAGAACATTGTCAAGAGAAGGGCTGAACTCATGGCAGAGAAAGGCGCTAcaacagccaaaacaaaa TTTAGGTATCGTGTTGCTGAAGAAAAtgatgcagaggaagaggaagaagctgcAGACAACATAGAGGATGAGATAGAGACCATGCTGGAAGAGGAGTTTCCTTTAGAAGAGGATAATGATGACACAGAGAACGAGGAGACTGAGGATGCAGCTTCTGAGAGGCTGGAGATGGAAATAGAAGAGCGTTTTGTGACTGATGAAAACAACCTTGTTACCCTAACg GAGCTGCTGAGTGAGCAAAACATACCCAACATCTCTATCAGTGCATCTCGCAAGCCCCGAATTGTGCGGCATCAGCTGCTCCAGAAAATGCAACCTCTGCTTACTAACAGGGAGTCActcttccaaaaatgtcaacccaTTTCATACAGCCTCGCACAgaagctgctgctcttctcttACAAGTTCCACAGTGCCTTTGGCTGCTGGGATCCAATCAAG CAATACAAGGACAGAGACTTAATCCAGCCTTTGCAGTGGCCCCTCAATACCACATATCCCCTGATCTTCCATCAGTATATCTACTTCTTTGCATCTAAGGAGAACCGCAACACATTTATGCTCAACCCCTTGAAGTACCTTAGGCAGCCCAAGCCAACCCCATCCCTCCCTGTTAAAATTGCTGTTCTTGGACCACCCAAATCTGGAAAAACCACTG TGGCACAGATGTTTGCTCAAAAATACGGCTTGGCACGGCTGTCCATTGGCGATGTTATGCGTATGGTGCTTAATACTCAGGAGCACACTGATCTGGCCTTCCAGATGAAAAAGCATCTCTCCCAGGGCCTCGTTGTGCCTGATGAACTGGCCATTCAGTGCCTGGACGTGGCTCTCATGAGCTCGGTCTGCAGCTCTCGAGG GTATGTGTTGGATGGCTTTCCAATGACACTTAAGCAGACAGAGCTCATGAGGTCTCAGAGCATCATCCCCATGGTAGTAGCTGAGCTTGAGCTGGACACAGTGGAAGTGCTGAAGAGAGGCCTTGTGGACAAGATAAAACCCAACAA GCCTCACTTGATGAACGACAGCTCTGAGATCCTCCACATTCGTAACTCCTGTTacaagcagcaggtggagcaggtgaggAAGCACTTCCAGCAACAGTATCAGAACTGGATTCTGCTTGATGGCTTAAAGAGCAAATGGTGGATCTGGAACAGCATTTTAAAGGAAGTCAGTATCAGCATGACATACATCCACAGCTACCTGGAGAGGACATGCAGTG GTCAAGCAGCCTGCATCAATAGGCTGTGCATCACACCCAAGGAGCTGCACTGTCGGCTTGGAGAGTTTGGTCAGCACTGCCCTGTCTGCCTGGCTCTACATTACCACCTGGTGGACTGCTCAGAAACTGCGGCTTTGACTCATGCAGCTGAGCACAGGGGAAAATATTACAAGATGTGTGGTGAAGACCATTTAGAG AAGTTCCTGTCCACACCAGATCAATTTGTGACTCCTGGCTGCCCACACTCTCTCCCACAACCCCACCTGCTGCCAAGAAAGCTAACTGAGATTCAGGTGAAGAACAGATTCCCACAGCAAGCTGAGATGAAGGGCTTTTGTCCTGTCACTTACCTGGATGGAAAGCAAAG GTATGAAGCCTTGGTTCGAGGAAAGATGGAATATGCTGTGGAATACAGAGAACGGATCTACATTTTTGAGACAAGGCAGAAGCAGGACAAGTTTTTGAG GACTCCTGAAACCTACTGGGACCAGAGGCTGCCCAGTAAAGTTCCCCCTCTTTGTGATCCTGTAACCCTCACCTCCCTTCCAACATTGGGATATCTGGAGCAG GGTGTGGCAGTAGCAGTCATCAAGGCCATGACAGCTGTTGGGTGTCTCAAACCAAAGTATCCCTTCCTCACCATACAAAGATCAGCGCTTCTCTATGTGGCCTTTTATCTGAAAG CTTTCAACCACAAGAGCACAGACTACACTCGCCAGAAGTACAAAAAGAAGCTGGCCTTGTTTGAAGAGAATTGTGCACTCCTTCCCTACCTGAGCTCTACAATGAGAGGGAACTACATGCCTCCCAGTGGGCGCCCCATTGACTTTGAATTCAAACTGAATAAGTTTCTGGCCTTGGAAGACTTGCCAACAGCCAACTGTGTGCTGTAG